One region of Streptomyces leeuwenhoekii genomic DNA includes:
- a CDS encoding GNAT family N-acetyltransferase, translating to MPPTDARTDAGTVPASDGGTGTDTGPRGGATNADNTNKAGDTDSRDGDGGDGGEDTLDLRLPDAFLETFADPAARTPAAAWPAAGDDLLDRVAAWSPAVTSAGVFHLVPVRLERDLPLITRWMNDPAVAAFWQLSGPPHVTEDHLRAQLDGDGRSVPCVGVLKGTPMSYWEIYRADLDPLARHYPARPHDTGIHLLLGDAADRGRGLGSVLLRAVADLVLDQRPRCTRVVAEPDLRNTPSVAAFLSAGFRLRAEIDLPGKRAALLVRDRHLRRLL from the coding sequence GTGCCTCCCACCGACGCGCGCACCGACGCCGGTACCGTCCCGGCCTCCGACGGCGGCACCGGCACCGATACGGGCCCCCGCGGGGGCGCGACCAATGCGGACAATACGAACAAGGCAGGCGACACGGACAGCAGGGACGGTGACGGCGGCGACGGCGGCGAGGACACCCTGGACCTGCGCCTGCCCGACGCGTTCCTGGAGACCTTCGCGGACCCGGCGGCGCGGACCCCCGCCGCCGCGTGGCCGGCGGCGGGGGACGACCTGCTCGACCGGGTGGCCGCCTGGAGCCCGGCCGTCACCTCCGCGGGCGTGTTCCACCTCGTCCCCGTCCGCCTCGAACGGGACCTGCCGCTCATCACCCGCTGGATGAACGACCCCGCCGTCGCGGCCTTCTGGCAGCTTTCCGGACCGCCGCACGTGACCGAGGACCACCTGCGGGCCCAGCTCGACGGCGACGGCCGCAGCGTGCCCTGCGTGGGCGTGCTGAAGGGCACACCGATGAGCTACTGGGAGATCTACCGGGCCGATCTCGACCCGCTGGCCAGGCACTACCCCGCCCGGCCGCACGACACCGGGATCCACCTCCTCCTCGGCGACGCCGCCGACCGCGGGCGGGGCCTGGGCAGCGTCCTGCTCAGGGCCGTCGCCGACCTCGTGCTCGACCAGCGGCCCCGGTGCACGCGCGTCGTCGCGGAACCCGACCTGCGCAACACCCCCTCCGTCGCCGCCTTCCTCAGCGCCGGCTTCCGGCTCCGCGCCGAGATCGACCTGCCGGGCAAGCGGGCCGCGCTGCTGGTCCGGGACCGGCACCTGCGCCGCCTGCTGTAG
- a CDS encoding IucA/IucC family protein, whose product MNTTAPPAHRTPAQPPAAPGANPSATTGTPRADLPGARPPVPPAAEWPVRREGTVDAERPGGAAGDLLEHPDPSVAAQAAAVENLLRCWVREAGLPAPRDGVLRVPLPAGGTALLVPVRYWSPTGWHRFGLPHPADAAHPVPPTDAVTLAALLAGQIAAQAAGRAGPGDRPTATAPGTAGAGLVARVADSVRRTTVFIRDRRQRPADPPDRFLAAEQALVLGHPLHPAPKSREGFSESEAARYSPETRGSFPLHWLAVAPSVLAADSAWTERGRPVAAPHLTARLAGPGLELPEGYAALPVHPWQAREVRDRPEAAALLDAGLLRDLGAHGAPWCPTSSVRTVHRTGAPAMLKLSLGVDITNSRRENLRKELHRGVEVHRLLRTGLGRLWRATHPDFDIVRDPAWIGVDGRRGEPVPGLDVVIRHNPFRPTDDVSCVAGLVAPRPLSWAGDPASAGQPRDAAPRSRLARVVARLARRTGRSRGAVAAEWFLRYLEHVVRPVLWLDGAAGIALEAHQQNTLLLLDADGWPAGARYRDNQGYYFRESRRAELDARLPGVGAAGDTFVRDEIADERFAYYLAINNVFGLIGAFGCQRLADERLLLAAFRRFLDRAASDPSSPRSSLPALLLDSPVLRCKANLLTRAHGLDELVGPVDTQSVYVTVPNPLHP is encoded by the coding sequence GTGAACACCACCGCACCCCCCGCACACCGCACCCCCGCCCAGCCGCCGGCCGCTCCCGGCGCGAATCCGTCCGCGACGACGGGCACACCGCGCGCGGACCTTCCCGGCGCACGGCCGCCGGTCCCGCCCGCGGCCGAGTGGCCTGTCCGGCGAGAGGGCACGGTGGACGCCGAGCGGCCGGGCGGGGCCGCCGGCGACCTCCTGGAGCACCCGGACCCGTCCGTCGCCGCCCAGGCCGCCGCCGTCGAGAACCTGCTGCGCTGCTGGGTGCGCGAGGCCGGGCTGCCCGCGCCCCGCGACGGCGTCCTCCGCGTCCCGCTGCCCGCCGGCGGAACGGCCCTGCTCGTCCCCGTGCGCTACTGGTCGCCGACGGGCTGGCACCGCTTCGGCCTGCCGCACCCGGCCGATGCCGCACACCCGGTCCCGCCCACCGACGCGGTCACGCTCGCGGCCCTGCTGGCCGGACAGATCGCCGCACAGGCCGCCGGGCGGGCCGGTCCCGGCGACCGCCCCACGGCCACCGCGCCCGGTACCGCGGGGGCGGGTCTCGTGGCGCGCGTCGCCGACTCGGTGCGCCGCACCACCGTCTTCATCCGCGACCGCCGGCAGCGCCCCGCCGACCCGCCCGACCGCTTCCTCGCCGCCGAGCAGGCCCTCGTCCTCGGGCACCCGCTGCACCCGGCCCCGAAGAGCCGCGAGGGGTTCTCCGAGAGCGAGGCGGCGCGGTACTCGCCCGAGACGCGCGGCTCCTTCCCCCTGCACTGGCTGGCCGTCGCGCCCTCCGTCCTCGCCGCCGACTCGGCATGGACCGAGCGCGGCCGCCCGGTCGCCGCGCCGCACCTCACCGCCCGCCTCGCCGGACCGGGCCTGGAGCTCCCCGAGGGGTACGCGGCGCTGCCCGTGCACCCCTGGCAGGCGCGCGAGGTCCGCGACCGCCCGGAGGCCGCGGCGCTGCTGGACGCCGGACTGCTCCGGGACCTCGGCGCCCACGGTGCCCCCTGGTGCCCCACGTCCTCGGTGCGGACCGTCCACCGGACCGGCGCCCCCGCCATGCTCAAGCTGTCGCTGGGGGTGGACATCACCAACTCGCGGCGGGAGAACCTCCGCAAGGAACTCCACCGGGGCGTGGAGGTGCACCGGCTGCTGCGCACCGGGCTGGGCCGGCTCTGGCGCGCGACGCACCCGGACTTCGACATCGTCCGCGATCCGGCCTGGATCGGGGTCGACGGACGGCGGGGAGAGCCCGTGCCGGGACTCGACGTGGTGATCCGGCACAATCCGTTCCGCCCCACGGACGACGTGTCCTGCGTCGCCGGTCTGGTCGCGCCCAGGCCCCTGTCCTGGGCGGGCGATCCGGCTTCCGCCGGGCAGCCGCGCGACGCCGCGCCTCGGTCGCGGCTGGCCCGGGTGGTGGCCCGGCTCGCCCGGCGGACCGGCCGGTCGCGGGGCGCCGTGGCCGCCGAGTGGTTCCTGCGCTACCTCGAACACGTCGTACGTCCCGTGCTGTGGCTGGACGGAGCGGCGGGGATCGCGCTGGAGGCGCACCAGCAGAACACGCTGCTCCTGCTGGACGCCGACGGCTGGCCCGCGGGCGCCCGCTACCGCGACAACCAGGGCTACTACTTCCGCGAGTCCCGGCGCGCGGAGCTCGACGCCCGGCTGCCCGGCGTCGGCGCGGCCGGCGACACGTTCGTGCGCGACGAGATCGCCGACGAGCGCTTCGCGTACTACCTCGCGATCAACAACGTGTTCGGGCTGATCGGAGCCTTCGGATGCCAGCGCCTCGCCGACGAGCGGCTGCTGCTCGCCGCCTTCCGCCGGTTCCTCGACCGCGCCGCCTCGGATCCGAGCTCACCCCGCAGCTCGCTGCCCGCCCTGCTGCTGGACTCACCCGTCCTGCGCTGCAAGGCCAATCTGCTGACCCGCGCCCACGGCCTCGACGAACTGGTCGGCCCGGTCGACACCCAGTCCGTCTACGTCACCGTCCCCAACCCCCTGCACCCCTGA
- a CDS encoding aminotransferase class III-fold pyridoxal phosphate-dependent enzyme, translated as MPAGGPRGEALGETAPGSRAPGERGRHLGGADAGRPRRRPPGEPAACTHGRALPIVPVRARGLTVEGADGRRYLDCLSGGGASALGHNHPVVLEAVRKVLDSGAPLQVLDLATPVRDAFVAELLRTLPPGLTGRARVRLCGPGASEALTAAAGLVRAVTGRTGVVAFTAACHATPAAGPFPSGGPGDAPVTRLPCPEGHRWAFGGGGEPGAEGAARWAESVLDGRVPGVPRPAGVVLEAVQGEDAVIVVPDGWARRVRRITADRSIPLIADESHTGAGRTGAFWAVEHSGVTPDVMVLSQTIGAGLPLAVVVHRDDLGELWRDTGRGTFRGNQLAMAAGAATLAHIRENRLARHAADLGAWILTRLRELAAPFPWMGDVRGRGLLIGIELVDPDPDGAPGTGASRTPDSGPRGCAQHLGPAAGLAAALQRECLRRGLIVALGTRHPGVVRLLPPLTITAEQAEAVLDRLADAVEAVGRHHTGHPPGLPPCPRG; from the coding sequence ATGCCGGCGGGAGGCCCACGCGGCGAGGCGCTCGGTGAGACGGCCCCCGGCTCCCGGGCGCCCGGTGAGCGCGGGAGGCACCTCGGCGGCGCGGACGCGGGGCGCCCGCGCCGGCGCCCGCCCGGTGAGCCGGCGGCGTGCACCCATGGCCGCGCCCTGCCGATCGTGCCGGTCCGGGCACGGGGGCTCACCGTCGAGGGCGCGGACGGCCGCCGCTACCTGGATTGCCTGTCCGGCGGCGGGGCTTCGGCGCTCGGCCACAACCATCCGGTCGTCCTGGAGGCGGTCCGCAAGGTCCTCGACTCCGGCGCCCCGCTCCAGGTCCTCGACCTGGCGACGCCCGTCAGGGACGCGTTCGTCGCCGAGCTCCTGCGCACCCTGCCGCCCGGGCTCACCGGCCGGGCGCGCGTGCGCCTGTGCGGGCCGGGCGCCTCGGAGGCGCTGACGGCGGCCGCCGGGCTGGTACGCGCCGTGACCGGGCGGACCGGCGTGGTGGCGTTCACCGCCGCCTGCCACGCCACGCCCGCCGCCGGTCCCTTCCCCTCCGGGGGGCCCGGTGACGCGCCGGTCACCCGTCTGCCGTGCCCGGAGGGCCACCGCTGGGCCTTCGGCGGCGGGGGCGAGCCGGGGGCCGAGGGCGCGGCGCGGTGGGCCGAGTCCGTCCTCGACGGCCGGGTGCCGGGTGTGCCGCGGCCCGCCGGGGTGGTCCTGGAAGCCGTACAGGGCGAGGACGCCGTGATCGTCGTCCCCGACGGCTGGGCCCGGCGGGTGCGGCGGATCACCGCCGACCGGTCCATCCCGCTGATCGCCGACGAGAGCCACACCGGGGCCGGGCGGACCGGCGCCTTCTGGGCGGTGGAGCACAGCGGCGTCACCCCCGACGTGATGGTCCTCTCCCAGACCATCGGCGCCGGCCTGCCCCTGGCCGTCGTCGTCCACCGCGACGACCTCGGCGAGCTGTGGCGCGACACCGGCCGCGGCACCTTCCGCGGCAACCAGCTCGCCATGGCCGCGGGCGCCGCCACCCTCGCCCACATCCGCGAGAACCGGCTCGCCCGGCACGCGGCCGACCTGGGGGCGTGGATACTGACCCGGCTGCGCGAACTGGCGGCGCCCTTCCCCTGGATGGGCGACGTGCGCGGACGCGGACTGCTCATCGGCATCGAGCTGGTGGACCCGGACCCGGACGGGGCGCCCGGCACCGGCGCCTCCCGGACACCGGACAGCGGGCCGCGCGGCTGCGCCCAGCACCTCGGCCCCGCCGCCGGACTCGCGGCCGCCCTCCAACGGGAGTGCCTGCGCCGCGGCCTGATCGTGGCCCTCGGCACCCGGCACCCGGGCGTCGTGCGGCTGCTCCCGCCGCTGACCATCACCGCGGAACAGGCGGAGGCGGTCCTGGACCGACTGGCCGACGCGGTGGAGGCGGTGGGCCGCCACCACACCGGCCACCCACCCGGACTCCCGCCGTGCCCGCGGGGCTGA
- a CDS encoding trypsin-like serine peptidase yields MRSVRPSSATRRPRAAARAGFPVPAAVALVSALLLTATACESGAGAGGEPAASASAAEDGHGAIRIPDHLRDKLAEHGIDVDKWRDGAWKNWDRDDWLREAQDFVNPIIENLWNPDRMRDAEEPGREVDAGDLSGDRAVSDPEPAPVRARPVPPAYHENAATAGKVFFDSPAGSKVCSATVVRDPARPGRSNLVWTAGHCVHAGRKGGWYRNIAFVPSYNDAARPAAELRSAGEEEIAPYGVWWGDWVKTSAQWIEQGGATGGEGAPYDFAVLHVTPEEGAGGRSLEETVGAALPVDFAAPAVRPVRSVTATGYPAAAPYDGQTLYRCQGKPGRLSVRASDPTMYRIGCTMTGGSSGGGWVATGSDGRPALISNTSIGPVGAGWLAGPRLGEEAEDVYRAVSEKFAGR; encoded by the coding sequence ATACGATCCGTACGGCCGTCGTCCGCCACTCGCCGGCCCCGGGCCGCGGCCCGCGCCGGCTTCCCCGTCCCGGCCGCCGTCGCTCTCGTCTCGGCGCTCCTTCTCACCGCGACCGCCTGCGAGTCGGGCGCGGGGGCCGGTGGCGAGCCCGCGGCCTCCGCGTCGGCCGCGGAGGACGGCCACGGCGCCATCCGGATCCCGGACCACCTCAGGGACAAGCTCGCGGAGCACGGGATCGACGTCGACAAGTGGCGCGACGGCGCCTGGAAGAACTGGGACAGGGACGACTGGCTGCGCGAGGCGCAGGACTTCGTCAACCCGATCATCGAGAACCTGTGGAATCCGGACCGCATGCGGGACGCCGAGGAGCCCGGCCGGGAGGTCGACGCCGGCGACCTCTCCGGTGACCGGGCGGTGAGCGACCCGGAGCCCGCGCCGGTCCGGGCGCGGCCGGTGCCGCCCGCGTACCACGAGAACGCCGCCACGGCCGGCAAGGTGTTCTTCGACTCGCCCGCGGGCTCCAAGGTCTGCTCGGCCACCGTCGTGCGGGACCCGGCCCGTCCCGGCAGGTCCAACCTGGTGTGGACGGCGGGCCACTGCGTGCACGCGGGCCGGAAGGGCGGCTGGTACCGCAACATCGCGTTCGTGCCCTCGTACAACGACGCGGCGCGGCCGGCCGCGGAACTGCGGAGCGCCGGCGAGGAGGAGATCGCCCCCTACGGGGTGTGGTGGGGTGACTGGGTGAAGACCTCCGCCCAGTGGATCGAGCAGGGCGGCGCGACGGGCGGGGAGGGCGCCCCGTACGACTTCGCCGTGCTCCATGTGACGCCGGAGGAGGGCGCGGGCGGCAGGTCGCTGGAGGAGACGGTCGGCGCGGCGCTGCCGGTGGACTTCGCCGCCCCGGCCGTACGGCCGGTGCGGAGCGTGACGGCGACCGGCTACCCGGCGGCGGCGCCGTACGACGGGCAGACCCTGTACCGGTGCCAGGGCAAGCCGGGCCGGCTCTCGGTCAGGGCCTCGGATCCGACGATGTACCGCATCGGCTGCACCATGACCGGCGGTTCCTCGGGCGGCGGGTGGGTGGCGACCGGCTCCGACGGCCGGCCGGCGCTGATCTCCAACACCTCGATCGGACCGGTGGGGGCGGGCTGGCTGGCCGGTCCGCGGCTGGGCGAGGAGGCCGAGGACGTGTACCGGGCGGTCAGCGAGAAGTTCGCCGGCCGGTGA
- the hflX gene encoding GTPase HflX: MTSSSSPSQDTKRLAHAYPEGLRADALMEEDVAWSHEIDSEWDGDQFDRSERAALRRVAGLSTELEDVTEVEYRQLRLERVVLVGVWTSGTVQDAENSLAELAALAETAGALVLDGVIQRRDKPDAATYIGSGKAQELREIVLETGADTVICDGELSPGQLIHLEDVVKVKVIDRTALILDIFAQHAKSREGKAQVALAQMQYMLPRLRGWGQSLSRQMGGGKGGGLATRGPGETKIETDRRRIREKMAKMRREIAEMKTGREIKRQERKRNKVPSVAIAGYTNAGKSSLLNRLTGAGVLVENALFATLDPTVRRAETPSGRLYTLADTVGFVRHLPHHLVEAFRSTMEEVGDSDLILHVVDGSHPNPEEQLAAVREVIRDVGATGVPEIVVVNKADLADPLVLQRLLRIEKRSIAVSARTGQNIDELLALIDNELPRPSVEIEALVPYTHGKLVARAHDEGEVISEEHTPEGTLLKVRVHEELAAELTPYVPASAA, translated from the coding sequence ATGACCTCCTCTTCTTCCCCTTCCCAGGACACCAAGCGCCTCGCGCACGCCTATCCCGAGGGTCTTCGGGCCGATGCCCTGATGGAAGAGGACGTCGCCTGGAGCCACGAGATCGACTCCGAGTGGGACGGCGACCAGTTCGACCGATCCGAGCGCGCGGCTCTGCGCCGTGTGGCGGGCCTCTCCACCGAGCTCGAAGACGTCACCGAGGTCGAGTACCGCCAGCTCCGCCTGGAGCGGGTCGTCCTCGTCGGGGTCTGGACCTCGGGAACGGTGCAGGACGCGGAGAACTCCCTCGCGGAGCTCGCCGCTCTCGCGGAGACCGCGGGCGCCCTCGTGCTCGACGGCGTGATCCAGCGCCGCGACAAGCCCGACGCCGCCACCTACATCGGCTCCGGCAAGGCCCAGGAGCTGCGGGAGATCGTGCTGGAGACGGGCGCGGACACCGTCATCTGCGACGGTGAGCTCAGCCCCGGCCAGCTCATCCACCTCGAAGACGTCGTCAAGGTCAAGGTCATCGACCGTACGGCCCTGATCCTCGACATCTTCGCCCAGCACGCCAAGTCCCGTGAGGGCAAGGCGCAGGTCGCGCTCGCGCAGATGCAGTACATGCTGCCGCGGCTGCGCGGCTGGGGTCAGTCCCTGTCCCGGCAGATGGGCGGCGGCAAGGGCGGCGGCCTCGCCACCCGCGGCCCCGGTGAGACCAAGATCGAGACGGACCGGCGGCGGATCCGCGAGAAGATGGCCAAGATGCGCCGGGAGATCGCGGAGATGAAGACCGGCCGCGAGATCAAGCGCCAGGAGCGCAAGCGCAACAAGGTGCCCTCGGTCGCCATCGCCGGCTACACCAACGCGGGCAAGTCCTCGCTGCTCAACCGCCTCACCGGCGCGGGCGTCCTGGTCGAGAACGCCCTGTTCGCCACCCTCGACCCGACCGTGCGCCGGGCCGAGACCCCGAGCGGACGGCTGTACACCCTGGCCGACACGGTCGGGTTCGTCCGGCACCTGCCGCACCACCTGGTCGAGGCGTTCCGCTCCACCATGGAGGAGGTCGGCGACTCCGACCTGATCCTCCACGTGGTGGACGGCTCGCACCCGAACCCGGAGGAGCAGTTGGCCGCCGTGCGCGAGGTGATCAGGGACGTCGGCGCCACCGGCGTACCGGAGATCGTCGTGGTCAACAAGGCCGACCTGGCCGACCCGCTGGTGCTCCAGCGGCTGCTGCGGATCGAGAAGCGCTCCATCGCCGTCTCGGCCCGCACCGGCCAGAACATCGACGAACTGCTCGCGCTGATCGACAACGAGCTGCCGCGGCCGTCCGTCGAGATCGAGGCGCTGGTGCCGTACACGCACGGCAAGCTGGTCGCGCGCGCCCACGACGAGGGCGAGGTGATCTCCGAGGAGCACACCCCGGAGGGCACCTTGCTCAAGGTGCGGGTGCACGAGGAACTGGCGGCGGAGCTGACGCCGTACGTTCCGGCGTCGGCGGCCTGA